In the genome of Paenibacillus pabuli, one region contains:
- a CDS encoding metal-dependent hydrolase: MMGRSHLIIGTTVSLSVLQLSGMPITAPAVTVALIGSLLPDIDEPNSLLVSKALPNSLIRLLQTILLPVAVFVYFYVQAKPWNLLLAILIAMVSFLPSRSLRKVLMFAIGLGLVFYGHAFAPWNLIAGSLLMLCTTLTHRGLTHTLYGTAVWAGLLYSTTHLQGPEIWVAGGIAYAMHLLADSLTNRGIRPLPPIKWRIRINLMSTGTKHGAVVENVCIVLALILAWIAFSPLFL, from the coding sequence ATGATGGGAAGATCCCACCTTATTATAGGGACCACTGTATCCCTCTCTGTTCTGCAATTGTCCGGCATGCCCATAACTGCACCGGCAGTTACCGTGGCCCTGATCGGTTCGCTGTTACCGGACATTGATGAACCGAATTCGCTACTCGTATCCAAGGCATTGCCGAACAGCCTAATTCGACTCTTACAGACAATTCTTCTGCCTGTCGCTGTATTTGTATACTTCTATGTGCAGGCGAAACCTTGGAATCTGCTGCTCGCCATTCTGATTGCGATGGTGTCTTTCCTGCCGTCCCGTTCCCTGCGCAAAGTGTTGATGTTTGCGATAGGATTGGGACTTGTATTCTATGGACATGCATTCGCACCATGGAATCTGATTGCAGGCAGTCTGTTAATGCTGTGTACCACGTTAACGCACAGGGGATTGACACACACCCTATATGGAACCGCTGTATGGGCTGGATTGCTTTACAGTACGACTCATCTGCAAGGGCCAGAGATCTGGGTGGCCGGAGGAATAGCTTATGCCATGCATTTATTGGCTGATTCATTGACGAATCGCGGCATTCGTCCATTGCCACCAATCAAGTGGCGTATAAGGATCAATCTCATGAGTACAGGTACAAAACATGGAGCCGTTGTAGAAAATGTTTGCATTGTGCTGGCTCTTATTTTGGCCTGGATTGCATTCTCCCCTTTATTTCTGTGA
- the nirB gene encoding nitrite reductase large subunit NirB, giving the protein MNGNKEKLVIIGNGMAGISTVEQILKLSSRFDITVFGTEPYPNYNRIMLSYVLEGSKTIDDIVLNDLHWYEDYGITLHTGTTVTRIDSETHEVVTAEGERFPYDKIIIATGSSSFILPVPGHDKQGVVGFRDIADCNVMLEAAKQYKKAAVIGGGLLGLEAAKGLVQLGMEVTVVHLMQDLMERQLDPQASAMLKAELERQGIRFKMGAQTAELLGGERVEGIRFADDSVLNTDFVVMAVGIKPNTDVARESGMEVNRGIVVNDYMQTSLDNVYSVGECTEHRGVCYGLVAPLFEQGMILAKHICGVDTAPYEGSVVSTKLKISGVDVFSTGEFIDSPEHTVIAHKDDWKRTYKKILLRDNILVGAVLFGDITDSAELQKLIKQKAEMTDELYASLMGTGCGGHKKAASVETMAEDEIVCGCNGVTKGTIVDAITNQGLTSVDEIKACTGATRSCGGCKPVVEQILQYVLGDSFTTGAKQGICGCTSLSRDEIVAEIRQKGLQTTKEVMHVLGWSQPEGCSKCRPAINYYLGMIAPDTHVDEKESRFVNERMNANIQKDGTYTVVPRMYGGVTTPEDLKRIADISVKYDVKAVKVTGGQRLDLIGVKKEDLPNVWAELDMPSGYAYAKSLRTVKTCVGSQFCRFGTQDSMAMGALLERKFERLDLPAKFKYAVNGCPRNCAESCTKDIGIVGNDGGWEIFIGGNGGIKARLADSLCKVKTDEELVELCGAIMQHYRETANYLERTSEWVERVGLEQIRSVVVDDVKERKALMERIEFALKQVEDPWKKALRNEEGQNKLFHGIEVTARP; this is encoded by the coding sequence ATGAACGGAAATAAAGAAAAATTGGTTATTATCGGTAATGGCATGGCAGGCATAAGTACAGTTGAACAAATTTTAAAATTGAGCTCACGGTTCGACATTACGGTCTTTGGCACAGAGCCCTACCCCAACTACAACCGGATTATGCTGTCCTACGTGCTGGAAGGCAGCAAAACTATTGATGATATTGTGCTCAATGATCTGCATTGGTATGAGGATTATGGTATTACTCTCCATACAGGTACAACTGTAACACGGATTGATTCCGAGACCCATGAAGTCGTTACTGCAGAAGGCGAACGCTTCCCTTACGACAAAATCATCATCGCAACCGGCTCCAGTTCCTTCATTCTTCCCGTACCCGGTCATGACAAACAAGGGGTTGTTGGGTTCAGGGATATAGCAGATTGTAACGTTATGCTGGAAGCTGCGAAACAATACAAAAAAGCGGCTGTCATTGGGGGCGGGCTTCTAGGCCTGGAAGCTGCCAAAGGGCTGGTACAGCTCGGGATGGAAGTCACAGTTGTGCATTTGATGCAGGATCTGATGGAACGTCAGCTTGATCCGCAGGCGTCCGCGATGTTAAAAGCCGAACTCGAACGTCAGGGCATCCGGTTCAAGATGGGTGCACAAACCGCAGAGCTGCTTGGTGGCGAACGGGTAGAAGGTATTCGTTTTGCCGATGACTCCGTGCTGAACACCGATTTTGTTGTTATGGCCGTAGGCATCAAACCCAACACGGATGTAGCTCGTGAAAGCGGCATGGAAGTAAACCGGGGCATTGTGGTGAATGACTATATGCAAACATCACTGGATAACGTGTATTCCGTCGGGGAATGTACTGAACATCGCGGTGTATGTTACGGCCTCGTGGCCCCGCTATTTGAACAAGGCATGATTCTGGCCAAACATATATGCGGCGTGGATACCGCTCCTTATGAAGGTTCTGTTGTATCCACCAAATTGAAAATTTCGGGCGTGGACGTCTTTTCGACCGGTGAATTTATCGACAGTCCCGAACATACGGTCATTGCGCATAAGGATGACTGGAAACGCACGTACAAGAAAATTCTTCTTCGGGATAATATCTTAGTAGGTGCCGTACTCTTTGGTGACATTACGGATTCTGCAGAATTACAGAAGTTGATCAAACAAAAAGCCGAAATGACCGATGAATTGTATGCTTCACTGATGGGTACAGGCTGTGGCGGGCACAAAAAGGCTGCCTCCGTGGAAACCATGGCAGAAGACGAAATTGTCTGCGGATGTAACGGGGTAACCAAAGGAACCATTGTCGATGCCATTACGAATCAAGGATTAACCAGCGTAGACGAAATTAAAGCCTGTACGGGTGCAACCCGCTCCTGCGGCGGCTGTAAACCGGTTGTTGAACAAATTTTGCAATATGTGCTTGGAGACAGCTTCACAACAGGTGCCAAACAGGGAATCTGCGGTTGCACCTCCCTCAGCCGGGATGAAATCGTAGCCGAGATTAGACAAAAAGGACTGCAAACGACGAAAGAGGTCATGCATGTCCTGGGATGGAGCCAGCCCGAAGGATGTTCTAAATGCCGCCCAGCCATTAACTATTACCTTGGCATGATTGCGCCAGATACCCATGTGGATGAAAAGGAATCCCGTTTTGTCAACGAACGCATGAACGCCAATATTCAAAAAGATGGCACATATACCGTTGTACCGCGCATGTATGGCGGGGTCACAACACCGGAAGACTTGAAACGCATTGCTGACATTTCGGTCAAATACGATGTAAAAGCCGTCAAAGTAACAGGAGGTCAGCGTCTGGACCTGATTGGAGTCAAAAAAGAAGATCTGCCCAACGTGTGGGCTGAACTGGATATGCCTTCAGGCTACGCATACGCCAAGTCGCTGAGAACGGTCAAAACATGCGTCGGATCACAATTTTGCCGCTTCGGCACACAGGATTCCATGGCGATGGGCGCTCTGCTGGAGCGTAAATTCGAACGTCTGGATCTGCCTGCCAAGTTCAAATATGCCGTAAACGGCTGCCCTCGTAACTGTGCGGAGTCGTGTACAAAAGATATCGGTATCGTAGGCAATGACGGCGGCTGGGAAATATTTATTGGAGGCAACGGCGGCATCAAGGCCAGACTGGCTGACTCCCTGTGCAAGGTGAAGACCGATGAAGAATTAGTTGAGCTTTGTGGAGCAATCATGCAGCATTATCGGGAGACAGCCAACTACCTGGAGCGTACTTCCGAATGGGTGGAACGTGTGGGTCTGGAGCAGATACGTTCGGTTGTTGTTGATGACGTGAAAGAGCGTAAGGCGCTCATGGAACGAATCGAATTCGCTTTGAAGCAAGTGGAAGATCCTTGGAAAAAAGCGCTGCGTAACGAGGAAGGTCAGAACAAACTTTTCCATGGCATAGAAGTGACTGCACGACCATAG
- the nirD gene encoding nitrite reductase small subunit NirD, with amino-acid sequence MTTQQSAIYYPAGEIEDFLPQIGRVVEIKDHELAVFRTSDGTIFAAENRNPHPKGGPLAEGIVSGYYVYDPLYDWKIDLNTGLVQAPDQGQVQMYPVKIENGQVWIAI; translated from the coding sequence ATGACAACACAGCAATCTGCCATCTACTATCCTGCCGGAGAAATCGAAGATTTCCTGCCGCAGATTGGCAGAGTAGTTGAGATTAAAGATCACGAACTGGCTGTATTTCGTACCTCGGATGGCACCATCTTCGCTGCAGAAAATAGGAATCCCCACCCTAAGGGAGGACCACTGGCCGAAGGAATTGTCTCAGGGTATTATGTGTACGATCCATTGTATGATTGGAAAATCGATCTCAACACGGGTCTTGTGCAAGCCCCGGATCAGGGACAAGTTCAGATGTACCCCGTGAAGATTGAGAACGGGCAGGTTTGGATCGCCATATAG
- a CDS encoding formate/nitrite transporter family protein, whose amino-acid sequence MYTPNVEGIIEAAVKKRDQMNASLPRYMVAALMAGAYVGLGIILIFSIGAPLLAAQSPLQMMLMGMSFGLALTLVIFAGSELFTGNNMFFTMSTLAGRTTVRDTLKNWGLVFLGNLIGAVLLSLLIVGSGLFKTAAPEHLLFVVSAKKMAAPVSELFFRGILCNWLVCLAIWMAARSKEDIAKLVLIWWCLYAFIASGYEHSVANMTLLSLSWLLPNHPDTITLAGWMHNMIPVTLGNIIGGALFVGMAYWFVSPVRKKE is encoded by the coding sequence ATGTATACACCCAATGTTGAAGGCATTATTGAAGCTGCGGTTAAAAAACGGGATCAAATGAACGCCAGCCTGCCACGTTACATGGTTGCAGCCTTGATGGCTGGTGCTTATGTAGGTCTTGGCATCATTCTGATATTCAGTATCGGTGCCCCGCTGCTTGCTGCTCAGTCACCACTGCAAATGATGCTGATGGGCATGTCTTTTGGACTCGCCCTCACACTCGTTATCTTTGCCGGATCGGAACTGTTCACAGGTAATAACATGTTTTTCACCATGAGCACACTGGCTGGCCGGACTACCGTTCGGGATACACTCAAAAACTGGGGACTTGTCTTTCTGGGCAACCTGATCGGTGCCGTTCTGCTCAGCCTGCTCATTGTGGGCAGCGGTCTCTTCAAGACGGCTGCACCCGAACATCTGCTGTTTGTCGTTTCTGCCAAAAAGATGGCCGCTCCCGTTAGCGAATTGTTCTTCCGTGGCATTCTCTGTAACTGGCTGGTCTGTCTGGCGATCTGGATGGCAGCCCGCTCGAAAGAGGATATTGCCAAACTTGTCCTCATCTGGTGGTGTCTGTACGCCTTTATCGCCAGTGGTTATGAACATAGTGTCGCCAATATGACCTTGCTATCCTTGTCCTGGCTGCTGCCAAACCACCCGGATACGATTACTCTGGCAGGCTGGATGCATAACATGATTCCGGTCACGCTCGGTAATATTATCGGAGGAGCTCTATTTGTCGGCATGGCTTACTGGTTTGTTTCGCCTGTGAGAAAAAAAGAATAG
- a CDS encoding YfbR-like 5'-deoxynucleotidase produces the protein MGIHTYFRSLNDLERIIRTPGKFKFEEHSVSAHSWKVVQYAKTLADIEEQHGVSIDWKKLYEITSSHDYGEIFIGDIKTPVKHYSLELRSMLQQVEEGMVEHFINENIPEEFQPIFRRQLREGKDNSVEGLILEVADKMDQVYEAFAELQRGNTEKEFIVMYRYALIKIKNIDLHCVHYFLEHILPDIIEEGNRSLFDIRQITEEALSQ, from the coding sequence ATGGGAATTCATACGTACTTCAGGTCTCTAAACGATCTCGAACGCATTATCCGCACGCCTGGCAAATTCAAGTTTGAAGAACACAGTGTATCCGCACACTCCTGGAAAGTTGTGCAGTACGCCAAAACGCTCGCCGATATTGAAGAACAACACGGCGTCAGCATCGATTGGAAGAAGTTATACGAAATCACCAGCAGCCATGATTATGGTGAAATCTTCATCGGTGATATTAAAACACCGGTCAAGCATTACTCTCTGGAGCTGCGTTCGATGCTGCAACAAGTGGAAGAAGGCATGGTTGAGCATTTTATTAACGAAAATATTCCTGAAGAATTCCAGCCGATTTTCCGCAGACAGCTGCGTGAAGGCAAAGATAACTCTGTCGAAGGACTTATTCTGGAAGTGGCCGACAAAATGGATCAGGTGTACGAAGCGTTTGCTGAACTGCAACGTGGCAACACCGAGAAGGAATTTATCGTGATGTACCGATATGCCCTGATCAAAATCAAAAATATTGACCTCCACTGTGTACACTATTTTCTCGAGCATATTCTCCCCGACATCATTGAGGAAGGCAACCGTTCCC